The DNA window TCCAGCAGGTCGATCAACTGCGACGTATGGTCGGCGCAGTCCCGCAGAAACACCCGGGTGTTTTCGCTGATGACGTCGTGTTCGTCGCGGATCAATTCATTGATGGCGTCGCGGTGGGGACGCATGGTGCGCCGCAGCAGCAGCAGGTCGTTGCGCGTTTCGTGGATCCGGGCTGTTACTTCGGAGGAAAGGCTCTGGGCGATGTCGTCTTCAATGCCGTCCAGCCGATCGGCGTAACGGTCGAGCAGGGGGAAGTACGAGTCCACCACCGAATCAATCAGTGTGTAGGCCAGGAAATCGGCGCCTGCCTGGCGGAGCCGGCCGCTGCTCTTGCGGATGCGGTCGCGGACCGGCTCGAAGGAGTCGCCCTGCATTTCCTGGAAGGAGATCACAAAGTTGGGGCCGAGGAACATGGCCACCTGCTCGGTTTCCGCCCTTTCGCGAAAGTGGCCCTTGCGCGTGACAATGAACAGATGCTCATGGTACGGGTCGACCTTCGCCCGCTGATGGGTGTTGACGACGTCCTCCATGGCCAGCGGATGCAGATGAAAGGCCTGAGCCAGCTGGCGATTGACTTCCGCATCGTTGACGCCTTCGACGTCGATCCACACCACGGTGAACTGCTGGCATTTGGCCTTGAGGGTGTCGATGCGGGGGTTCGTTTCTTCGACGACCCGTTCGGAACCGAAACCAGTGAACCGCACGATCGCTTTCCGCGGCGCCTCGCCGTTCCCGTTGCCCGGATGGTCGCCCGGGTCTTCGGCGCGGCCATGGTCGTGGCACAGGTTTGCCGAGGCGGCTTCGGGCGGGCTGCCGGGGGCCGGTTTGACCTGGTTCGGGTTATTGTTCTGCTTGCTCCGTCGGGAGCGGCGGGACGGCTTGCGAAAGATGCGGCGCTTCGTTTTGCTCATGACGAAAAACAATCCGTTGGGGGCGAAGGCACGGCTTCAGAGAAGACGCCGCTGGCGCAAGGGGCGTCGCTCAGCCAGGAAACTGCTGCAGGACGATGCCGGCGACTTCCGTGTCGGCCAGGGAATCTTTGCCGAGGATATTCGGCGCACTGCTCAGCAGCACGCCCCGCTGGGCGTCGGATAATGCCGGGGCGCCGTGGGAGCCTTTGACCAGCGTGGCGTCGAGCGGGATGCTCCGCGTGGCCGGATCAAAATGCAGTTCGACCGGGTCGTAGCCCGGCTTCTGGTGAATGTCGACGGTCCGGGCAAAGTCAGGCGCCTTGGCGTCGTCCAGCCACCAGTAGTACGCCTGCCAGCTGTTCGGCTCGGAGATCAAAATCACTTCGCCGGCGCGGGGGTGGTCCATTTGATACTTGGCGCGGTACGAGCTGGTCAGGATCTCTGCATAGCCGTCGGCTTTTTCGAACAGGTGGGAAACCTGCGAGATGATTTTGGCGTCGCCGCCGCGGACGAACACCTGGGAGTACTGGTGGTCGACCATCGCCCAGGCGTCGCTGTTTTCCAGGTCGAGCTGTTCGCCCTGCTCTGTTTCGCGCACCTGGAGCAGGCCTGCCTTGCGAAGGATGCGATTGGGGTAGCTGACATGATCGACCGCCGTGATGACGTATTCGGTGGCCGCCATGAACAGGATTTCGGCGTCTTCACAGGCCTGGCGGAGGCCAGCCGCCAGCACGCCGATGACTTCATCCAGTTCGCCCAAAGCAGCCTGGGCCGCGGGGCAGTCGGGACCGCTTTTTTGCGCGGCGTAATCCAGGTGGGGCAGGTAGATGTAGAAAAAGTTGGGACGATGCTTCTTCGCCGCCAGAACGGCCGAATCGGCGATCCACTGGGTCGACTTGATATTGGCGATCGGTCCCCAGAAATGCTGCAGCGGGAAATGGCCGATCGCATCGCGCAGCTCGCCGTAGAACTCGGTCGGTTTGGTGTAGCACCAGAGCGACTCGGAACCGTCGGGGTTGTGGATGGGGGCCGGCATGCACACGTAGTCGGCGCCGCAGCCTTTGCTGAGCATGGGGAACCAGGCGGCGGAGGTCAGGTCGGCGTCCCGTTCGCGTAGCAGGTCCCAGATTTGCGGCGCCCGGATCTTCTCGTTCCAGGCCGTCCACATTTCGACCTTGTGTTCGTCCCGCCAGTAAAAGCCGTTGGCGACAACGCCATGATCGTGCACATGCTTGCCGGTCAGCATGGTCGCCTGTGACGGCCAGGTGACGCAGGGAAAGCTGTGGCACAGTTGGGCCTTATCGCCGCCTTCCATCAGCCGCGACAGATTGGGCATGCTCGCCAGGTCCTGATCGCGCAGGCCGGGAATGGTGAAAAAAACAAGATGCATTCAAAAAGTCCTTAAGGCGAGCAGTATACGACAACGCCCTGCGGGCCCAGAGGCCGGCGGGGCGAAGAGCGGGTGATTCAGGTCGGCAGTTCAAGGGAGCGTCAAGGATGCGAAAAGAACCACTTCCAGATTTTGATTCGTCGTTTTGAGGAAGAACAGACGCCGGACAGTCGACTTTCACTCCGTGAAAGTACGCGTTCTTTTGCGGAGAGGCTGTGAATTTATTCCGAAATTCAGGGGATGTTAACTTAGGATGCTTCAAAAACGAGCCATTTTCATCTCAGAGGCGAGGTTTGAGATCAAAACAGGGTCGTTTTTGAGTGCCATTTGCTAGCAGAACCCCTCCTCTGGTTAATAAATTCACAGCCTCGGAGCAAAAGACGGCTTACTGTCGACTTCCGTCAGTAAAAAGTTTCTCATTCCAAGGGGAAGTCGAATGTCCGTCGCATGTCGTTAGTTAAAAGTTTCGCGTTCCCTTACGCAAGCGACTGGGTTGTATTTTGGAGCAGCGGCCGCAAAAACTCAATCGCCCTGGCGGCTGCGGTCGGCCCCATGTGGCTATGTCGGCTGAGTTCGACATACACGCCGGCCCGGTAATCGGCCTGCCGCAGCGCCGCCAGCACCGGCGCAAAGGCGATCTCTCCTTCGCCAAACATTAAATGTTCGTGTACGCCGGCCCGCATATCTTCCAGGTGAACATTCGCCAGCTTCCCCTGGTAACGGGCAATGTAATCGGCGATCGGCGTTTCACCCTGGCAATGCAGATGGCCCAGATCCAGCGTCAGCTGGAAGTGGGGGGCGTCGATCTGCGACAACAGCCGATCATACGCTTCCATGGTGTCGACCAGCATGCCGGGCTCTGGCTCAAAGGCAAGGATGACGCCGTGCTGGTCCGCCAGATCCAGCACCGGTTTGAGCCCCTCAACCAGACGCGTGTAAGCGACCGGCGACGACGCTCCGTCGTGGACAATCCCGGACCAGAACGATACGCAGTCGCTGCCCAGGCGGGCCGCCAGCCGGATCGCATGGCCCAGGAATTGGACCCGGCCGGCCCGGTCGGCGGCGGTCGGGCTGACCAGCGTCGGTTCATGCTTGCGACGCGGATCCAGCAGGAACCGGGCGCCCGTTTCGATCACGCTCCGCAAACCGGTTGCGGCCAGACGCTCCGCCATGGCATCGATGGCCGCCTTGTGCTCGGCGGCGGGAAGGTACGGGTTGAGCAGACCGTGATCGATCGTCAGGCCGACGCCCTGGTAGCCCAGTTCGGCCAGCAGGTCGATCGCCTGGAGCGGATCGTGATGGGCCAGGCCGTTGGTGTTGTAACCCAGAAACATGGGAGTCCCTCAGGTGGAATAAACCCAGCGTCCCAGCAGGAACATCGGCAGCAACAGGCAGCACACGCCGATCGCCCAGGGCATCTGCCCCACCGCCAGGCAGACGGCCGCATCCAGCAGGACCAGCGAGAAGATAAACACCTTGATGGCCCCCATGATCCGCACCGGCGAAGGCCGCCAGATGACCCACAGGGCCCGCCGCAGCAGTAAACCGGACAGCAGCAGCATCAAGATTTCCCAGCCGCCATTAAGCGATACGGCCCGCTGGGCGCCATTGCCGACCAGCGGAAAGGCCGTCAGCATCGCCAGGCCGCAGGCCATGATGGCCGCGCCGACGATCAGACCGCCGCTGCCCTGGTTCTCCTTCGCCTCGTTCCGGGCGAACTGCGTGACGCCGACGATATAGGCGCCAATGCCGGCCGCGACCAGCAGCTCGCTCAGGTCGTAATAGAGCAGCCAGACCGGCGCATCTGCGCCCGCGGAACCGACGCTCATCCCCAGCAAGACATTCAAAAAACGACAGCCGCCCATCGCCAGCGGGGCGATCCAGAATTTTTTCAGCACGCCGTCGTACAGCAGCACGCAGCCGGCCAGCGCCAATCCAATCACGGCGGGCCGCCAGGCCAGAGAGTGCGGTTCAGCCGAAGTCAGTCCGGCCACGCCTGCCAGAATGGCCCCGACGATCAGCAGCTCGTAACCCAGAAAACGGGCCCAGCCCAGGCCGATACGTCCTGACGGCAGAGGTCGCTGGGGCCGTTCGACCGCGTCGATTTCTACATCAAACACGTCGTTCAGCACCATGCCGGCCGTATAGATCAGGCCCGAAGCGGCCGCCAGGCACAGCAGCGTGGCGACTCCGCCTGGCGTGTTGAGCCATTGATGGCCCTGCACGAACAGGAAGCCCATGATAATGTCGGCCAGCGCCGTGAAGACGTTCGGCAGCCGAAACAGCCGCAGGTAGTCCAGCAACCGGGAAGACGAGGCAGGTGAGGCGGGCGTATCGCTCACGGTTATCCAGGCTCACAAAAGAGATGGCAAACGTGCGATTGTAGCCAGGCTCCGCCCCGCCAGCTACCGCCGATTGGCCGGGCGGATGTCTTTGCCCGATGAAAGACGCGCTCTTCCGTGCGACAAGGGAAACGCTTGCCGGACACGCATCCTGTTGCGCTGGAATGCAAAACAGCGAGCCGAAACTTGCGTTCCGGCTCGCTGGGGTGCTTTGCGTTTTGCGCGTCTTACCCGACCAGAGTCCGACAAGGCGGGGTCTGGCAGGCAAGGCGGATGCAGCCAGTCAGACTAGCTGTTTTTGTCCGCTTTTTTCTCGCGTTTGGCGCCTTTGCCTTTGCCGAGGGCGGCGCGCTGTTCTTCGGTCAGCACGGCGTGGACGGCGGTCATCAGTTCTTTCTGGATCGACTGCGACTGCTCGTGGGCCGTTTTCTGTTCGGGCGACAGAGCCACGGCGGCCGCGACGGCAGCCTGGGCTTCTTTACCCTTCAGGCCATCGGCGGTCGCCTTTTCACGGGCGGCCTTCATGGCGGCAGCCTGTTCTTTGCTGTAGTTGGCGGCGGTGCGGGCGGCAGCCAGTTTGGGCGCGTAAGTCGCGGCCAGTTTGCCGATTTCTTCTTTCTGCTGCGCGGTCAGTTCGACCTTCGACAGCGACTTCAGGGTGCGTTCGGTCAGCATGGCGGCGTGATCGACGGTCCGGCCGGGTTTCTTTTCGCCCTTGGCGGCTTTTTCACCAGCCGGCTTTTTGGCGGCTTTGTCGCCGGCAAAGCTGGGGGAAACAAACGCGAGGGTCAAAACCAACAGGATCGCACCATTCAAAAAACGCTTCATCGTGAAAAACTCCAGTAGTTAGGCTACGTACCGCTTCCTGCGCCGACGCCCGGCAATGGGGGACCGCAACAACCTCCAGTCATTGCGGAAAAGGAAATGCAGACCTTCACCAGCACAGCCGGCAAAGGCAGGTTCCGGGCAGGCATCTGCAGAACAGCAGCAATGCCTGCCAAGGCCAAGCAAACAGACGTTCCCGGTTCCGCCGACGTTCAGGGCGACGGTCGAAACCAGGGAGCGGCAGATCAACTCGCAAAGGAGTTAAAGGGACTAACTGAACAACGGGGCAATCACTTTACCATCGCGGACGATGGTGATCGGACGACCCGTGTTGGAATCGTATTCCTTGGTATGGTCGATACCCAGGTTGTGATAGAAGCTCGCGGCCGCATCGTCGGGGGTGATCGCTTCGTTCAAGGGGCCGGTCGCTTTGTCATCGCTTTCGCCGACAACCTGGCCGCCGCGGACGCCGCCGCCCGCCATCAGCATGAACATGCAGCGCGGGTAGTGATCGCGGCCGCCTTCTTCGCTGCGGGAATTGATCTTCGGCGTACGGCCGAATTCGCCCGTCACAAACACCGCGGTCGATTCCAGCAGGCCTTTTTCCGCCAGGCCGTTGAACAGGGCCGACAGGCCCGTATCCAGGGTCGGCAGGTTCCGGTCGCGCAGACGGGTAAAGTTGTCTGCGTGGGTGTCCCAGCCGCCGAGCGTGATGGTGATAAAGCCGACGCCCGATTCCACCAGGCGGGTGGCCAGGAGGCAGCTCATGCCGAACGCTTCTTCACCGAACGGCTTGCAGAAGGCGGGCGACTCCTTGCTGACATCGAACGCCTCGCGGGATTTCTTCGAGGTGATAATGTCGTAGGCCTGGCTGTTGAATTTATCCAGACCCTGAATCAACTGGTTCTGCGATTCCAGACCGACAAAGGTGCGATCCAGATCATGCAACAGGTTGTTCCGCTTTTCGATCTCGGCAATGGTCAGGCCATTTCCCAGCGACATGCCGCGAACGCTGAACGGCGCGCCCGGCCGCGGGGTGGAACCAGTGGCCAGAGGAGCGTACTGCACCCCCAGGAAACCGGCCCGCTGCTGGCTGTTGGGAATGGACACGGCCGGGGGCAGATCGCCAGGAGCCTGTCGCTCTTTGGTGAAAACCGCGCTATAGCCGGGATATTCCAGCGAGGGCAGCGGTCGGCTGCCGGTGTTGACGTATTCAGTGCCCAGCTGATGGGCCGCCAGTGTGTGGCTCACGCCGCGAAGAATGGCGAACTTGTCGGCGCACTGGGCCAGTTTGGGCAGGTGCTCGGAAAATTCGACGCCCGGCACGTTGGTTTTGGTCGGGTTGAATTCGCCGCGGTACTCCGCCGGGGCGTCGGGTTTCAGGTCAAAGGTGTCCATATGCGACGGACCACCATTGAGATTGATAAAGATAGCCGCTTTGGCCGGGCCGCCGGAGCGTACCTCGCCGGCTTCCGCCAGACGCAGGTAGTTGGCCAGGCTGAGGCCCGTTGCGCCCGCCACGCCCACTTTCAGGAAGTCACGCCGCCGCACGCCGTCGCAAGTATTGTGAATCGCCATCGAATATTTCCTTATTGAATTTTGACTTGCAGATGTTACTGATTTGCAGGAGATACGAACCTGCAGGGGATACGAAGATCGCCGCGGTGGGCTAGTGATTGACGATAAACTCTTTGGTGTTGATCAGCGCCCAGAGCAGGTCGCGGGCGCCTTTACCGAGGTTCTCGCTGCTTTCCAGATAGGTCAGCGAGCGGGTTTTTTCGTCTTCGGTCGGATAGCGGCTCAGGGTGCGGAGATACGCCTGGTTGACGACATCTTCCGGCTCCACGGGACCCTGCACGGCGGTGGTGTCCGGGCGGCCTGCCGACCCGACCCGTTTCCGCAGGGCCAGCATCTGCTCACGCATCTGCTTGAGCTGCTTTTTATCTCCCTTGTCTCGCATTTCCGCCATGCGGCGGGTCAGCGCTTTCAGTTGCTCCGCAGCATTGGCGGAGGAATCCGAGACTTTGCTGCCGGAGCGTTTCGCCATCTCCTGCACCCAGCCGCGATTCCGTTCGATCAGATCGAGCGTTTCCCGGTCGTTCTGCAGGTAGACGGTCTGCAGCAGACTGGCTTCGGCGGAGCGGTCGCAGTCGCAGTTCGTTTCGCGAATCGAGCGGCCGAACACGCTCAGGGCGTATTCCGGTCCACGGTTATTGCCGCGGGCGCTGGCGGCGGCGATCGCAATGGCGCGACCGTCGAGCGATTCGTGCATCTTGGCGATCTCCGCGTCCCCGGCTGTGGCCTGCTGGATCGCATCGTAAGCGATTTCGGCCGGCAAACGTCGCGGGATGGAGTGGCTGAAATTATGCTGGTCGGCGCCGTTCGTGGCGTTCGGGCGCCAGCTGCGCTGATAGGTGTCGCTGTTGCAGATTTCCCGGTGCAGCCACTTCATATCGAAGTCGCTGGCGATGAAACCGGCGGACAGATAATCCAGCAGCGGCTTGTTGCTGGGAGGGTTGGCCAGGCTCATGTCGTCGGCCGGTTCGACCAGGCCGACGTTGAAGTAGTTGGCCCACACGCGATTGACAAAGGCCCGAGCAAAGTACGGGTTGTCTTCGCGACGCAGCCAGTCCATCACCATTTCCCGCGGGTCGTCCAGCGAGTTCAAGTCGACCTCTTCGCCGCCCAGCAGACGGGCTACCGAGGGAACCGGTTCCGTGCCGCCGCCTTCCACGCGGCGGGTGCCGGGCCGACGCTGGCTGCCGCTGATTTCCGGGAACGGAATCACGGCGCCTTCCTGCAGCTTTTCGCTCAGCATTCTGCGAGCATCGTTCCCTTTGAGTCCGTCCAGACCCAGGTCAGCCATCAGCTTGTCGTAAACTTCTTTATCCTTGCCCCGGGGAGCACGAACCGCCTGGACGTTGGCGAAGAATTCCTTGAATTGATGGAAGTCGTCTTTCGACCACTGATCGAACGGATGCTTGTGGCACTGGGCGCACTGGATGCGAACGCCCATGAACGAGTAGGCGAAAGCGATCGCTCTGGCGTCGACTTCGCGGAAGTCGCGACGGGCCCAGTAATACTCCATGTAAGGACGGTCGGCGTACTTGACGTCGGAACCTTCCTGATGCATTTCGCTCATTTCTTTGCAGAACGAAAGATAGTCCTGGCCCGGGCGACGACTTTGCCCCAGCACAATGCCGGAGGCCAGTTCATCGTACGGAGCGTTTTCCGCGACGCGGGTGTAGATCCAGTCGTACCAGTCCTTGCTGGCCTGGCCGCGGACGGGCGTCACATTGTTCAACTGCTGATCGTTGTTGCCGGTAAAGTCGCACAGCTTGGTTGTCCACCAGGCGGCGTACGCCGGCGTATCCAGCAAGGCGTCGACTTTTTCCTGTCGCTTGTTGGGCGAGCTATCCGACAGGAACGCTTCCACTTCGCCAGGCGTCGGCAGCGAGCCCGTGATATCGAGCGAAACGCGGCGGAGGAACTCGGCGTCGGAAGCAACTTCCGAAGGCGTCACGCCCAGCTTGCGGAGCTTCTGCACAACCAGTTCGTCGATGCGGGTCGACGTTTCCACTTGGGGATAACGACTACCGGCCAGGTCGGTCACGGGACGAATTACCGGCACGGGGACCACGCCGTTGTCATAGAAGATGACCAGGTGGCTGTCGCCCGGTTCGTTGGCAGTGACCAGACCATTTTCGTCGATCTGGGCGATCTGCTCATCGTTCGTCTGGAAGCGGCAAAGGGGTGTGACATCTTCCTGCACGCCGTCGGCCCAGATGGCGATGGCCTGGAGCTGGACCTGGTCCCCTTTTTTATCAAAGACCAGTTCACTAGGGATGATTTTCAGTTCCACGAGCTTGGTGGGCTCGTCGATGCTTTTGGCGCCGCCCTGGAGCCAGCTGAGCAAGACATGGTGTTCCCAGCCGCCCAGTTTGTAACGCTGGCCGCCTTCGTGCATGTCGGCGTCGGTCGGCTTTTGAATGATGAGGCTGTCGGTCGGTTTTTCGACATCGACGCGGGGGCTGTCCTTGTCATGCAAGGCGGCATGGTCGGCATTGAAGTCGTAACCAAAGAGCGACAGCTGGAAACCGCCACGGCCCTGGAAAGAACCATGGCAGGCGCGTCCATTGCAACCCAGACGACCCATCAGGGGAATCACGTGCCGCTGGAAGTCGGGCGTTTCTTCCACATCGGCGGCCTGAAACCGCTCGCTGATGGGCGCCCGCACCTTCGTTTCAGCGCCGGCAGCAGGCGAAACCGCCAGCAGTGCCGCGGCCAGCAACGCAAGGCAACCGCCGTGTCGACAGGAAAAGAGCCGGATCCGCATTACAATCCTCCAGTTGGGGTCAAGGCAGAATTTCAAACAGGTTCGGCTGCTTCGCTTAAGTGAATACTTGAGTGAGGAGATTGCGAACAACGCCGAACCAATCGGGGAATAAGGAAAAGAGGCGCAAGGCCTGCGGGGATGGTATAAAGAGTGCAATTGACTAACGATTAAAGCGGGCACAGGGCGCCCGAGCTACTTGATTTTGAGTTCCCTTAACTGGGTATCGATCAGCGACTCCCGATTACGGGTGTGTTCCTCTATCTGTCGTTCCACCGTATTCAGACGTTCCTGCAGACGAGCCTGGCTATGCTTCAGCAAGGCCAAACGCTGGTCGGCCAGCTTTTCCAGTTCGTCGCGCAGTTGCTGGCGGAACTCGGGAGATTCGTCCATGCGTAACCGCGCTACCAGCAGCTGAATCCGCGAACGGCTCTTCCAGCTTTCCAGCTCCAGGGCGTACAACCGAGGATCGCGTTCACGCACCTGGGCCATTCGCTCGCAGTGTCGGGACAGGTCCCGGATCGCCCTTTTGTATTCACGCTGGTTGGTCCGTTCGAGCGCGACCAGCAGATCCGCAAGCTGCTTGTGATGTTCGCGAACAAAGCTCAATGCGGCCGCTTCTCGCTCGGGGGTCACCACAAAACTGCGACTCTTGGCCGATCGTTGCGACGACTGCGGAGCTTGCGCCAAACCGCCGGCGGTCGACACCTTGACCTCACTTTTCTGAGAGCCAGGCGACTGGGCCAGGGCGGCCGAGTCCAATCCCGAAACACACAGGGCGGAGACCATCAGGGCAGGAACGATCAGCAAGCTGGCCAGGGAAACGCCCAGCAGGAGCTTCCGGCCATACATTCTGAGGGACAAACGCGGCATTTAGTTTTCCATTTCCGGCGAGGCG is part of the Lignipirellula cremea genome and encodes:
- a CDS encoding DUF1501 domain-containing protein: MAIHNTCDGVRRRDFLKVGVAGATGLSLANYLRLAEAGEVRSGGPAKAAIFINLNGGPSHMDTFDLKPDAPAEYRGEFNPTKTNVPGVEFSEHLPKLAQCADKFAILRGVSHTLAAHQLGTEYVNTGSRPLPSLEYPGYSAVFTKERQAPGDLPPAVSIPNSQQRAGFLGVQYAPLATGSTPRPGAPFSVRGMSLGNGLTIAEIEKRNNLLHDLDRTFVGLESQNQLIQGLDKFNSQAYDIITSKKSREAFDVSKESPAFCKPFGEEAFGMSCLLATRLVESGVGFITITLGGWDTHADNFTRLRDRNLPTLDTGLSALFNGLAEKGLLESTAVFVTGEFGRTPKINSRSEEGGRDHYPRCMFMLMAGGGVRGGQVVGESDDKATGPLNEAITPDDAAASFYHNLGIDHTKEYDSNTGRPITIVRDGKVIAPLFS
- a CDS encoding DUF1549 and DUF1553 domain-containing protein — encoded protein: MRIRLFSCRHGGCLALLAAALLAVSPAAGAETKVRAPISERFQAADVEETPDFQRHVIPLMGRLGCNGRACHGSFQGRGGFQLSLFGYDFNADHAALHDKDSPRVDVEKPTDSLIIQKPTDADMHEGGQRYKLGGWEHHVLLSWLQGGAKSIDEPTKLVELKIIPSELVFDKKGDQVQLQAIAIWADGVQEDVTPLCRFQTNDEQIAQIDENGLVTANEPGDSHLVIFYDNGVVPVPVIRPVTDLAGSRYPQVETSTRIDELVVQKLRKLGVTPSEVASDAEFLRRVSLDITGSLPTPGEVEAFLSDSSPNKRQEKVDALLDTPAYAAWWTTKLCDFTGNNDQQLNNVTPVRGQASKDWYDWIYTRVAENAPYDELASGIVLGQSRRPGQDYLSFCKEMSEMHQEGSDVKYADRPYMEYYWARRDFREVDARAIAFAYSFMGVRIQCAQCHKHPFDQWSKDDFHQFKEFFANVQAVRAPRGKDKEVYDKLMADLGLDGLKGNDARRMLSEKLQEGAVIPFPEISGSQRRPGTRRVEGGGTEPVPSVARLLGGEEVDLNSLDDPREMVMDWLRREDNPYFARAFVNRVWANYFNVGLVEPADDMSLANPPSNKPLLDYLSAGFIASDFDMKWLHREICNSDTYQRSWRPNATNGADQHNFSHSIPRRLPAEIAYDAIQQATAGDAEIAKMHESLDGRAIAIAAASARGNNRGPEYALSVFGRSIRETNCDCDRSAEASLLQTVYLQNDRETLDLIERNRGWVQEMAKRSGSKVSDSSANAAEQLKALTRRMAEMRDKGDKKQLKQMREQMLALRKRVGSAGRPDTTAVQGPVEPEDVVNQAYLRTLSRYPTEDEKTRSLTYLESSENLGKGARDLLWALINTKEFIVNH
- a CDS encoding alkaline phosphatase family protein — encoded protein: MHLVFFTIPGLRDQDLASMPNLSRLMEGGDKAQLCHSFPCVTWPSQATMLTGKHVHDHGVVANGFYWRDEHKVEMWTAWNEKIRAPQIWDLLRERDADLTSAAWFPMLSKGCGADYVCMPAPIHNPDGSESLWCYTKPTEFYGELRDAIGHFPLQHFWGPIANIKSTQWIADSAVLAAKKHRPNFFYIYLPHLDYAAQKSGPDCPAAQAALGELDEVIGVLAAGLRQACEDAEILFMAATEYVITAVDHVSYPNRILRKAGLLQVRETEQGEQLDLENSDAWAMVDHQYSQVFVRGGDAKIISQVSHLFEKADGYAEILTSSYRAKYQMDHPRAGEVILISEPNSWQAYYWWLDDAKAPDFARTVDIHQKPGYDPVELHFDPATRSIPLDATLVKGSHGAPALSDAQRGVLLSSAPNILGKDSLADTEVAGIVLQQFPG
- a CDS encoding UbiA family prenyltransferase, which encodes MSDTPASPASSSRLLDYLRLFRLPNVFTALADIIMGFLFVQGHQWLNTPGGVATLLCLAAASGLIYTAGMVLNDVFDVEIDAVERPQRPLPSGRIGLGWARFLGYELLIVGAILAGVAGLTSAEPHSLAWRPAVIGLALAGCVLLYDGVLKKFWIAPLAMGGCRFLNVLLGMSVGSAGADAPVWLLYYDLSELLVAAGIGAYIVGVTQFARNEAKENQGSGGLIVGAAIMACGLAMLTAFPLVGNGAQRAVSLNGGWEILMLLLSGLLLRRALWVIWRPSPVRIMGAIKVFIFSLVLLDAAVCLAVGQMPWAIGVCCLLLPMFLLGRWVYST
- a CDS encoding sugar phosphate isomerase/epimerase family protein — translated: MFLGYNTNGLAHHDPLQAIDLLAELGYQGVGLTIDHGLLNPYLPAAEHKAAIDAMAERLAATGLRSVIETGARFLLDPRRKHEPTLVSPTAADRAGRVQFLGHAIRLAARLGSDCVSFWSGIVHDGASSPVAYTRLVEGLKPVLDLADQHGVILAFEPEPGMLVDTMEAYDRLLSQIDAPHFQLTLDLGHLHCQGETPIADYIARYQGKLANVHLEDMRAGVHEHLMFGEGEIAFAPVLAALRQADYRAGVYVELSRHSHMGPTAAARAIEFLRPLLQNTTQSLA
- the corA gene encoding magnesium/cobalt transporter CorA is translated as MSKTKRRIFRKPSRRSRRSKQNNNPNQVKPAPGSPPEAASANLCHDHGRAEDPGDHPGNGNGEAPRKAIVRFTGFGSERVVEETNPRIDTLKAKCQQFTVVWIDVEGVNDAEVNRQLAQAFHLHPLAMEDVVNTHQRAKVDPYHEHLFIVTRKGHFRERAETEQVAMFLGPNFVISFQEMQGDSFEPVRDRIRKSSGRLRQAGADFLAYTLIDSVVDSYFPLLDRYADRLDGIEDDIAQSLSSEVTARIHETRNDLLLLRRTMRPHRDAINELIRDEHDVISENTRVFLRDCADHTSQLIDLLETHREVCTDLRDYYLSLVSNRMNEVMKMLTIIATIFIPLSFVTGLYGMNFNTELPGNMPELNWPYAYVGALGLMATVAGSLLYYFYRKGWLSSDEEF